The Epilithonimonas zeae genome contains a region encoding:
- a CDS encoding pectinesterase family protein encodes MKKLFSFLGFLSLILSFAQSPYITITVAKDGSGDFTTVQNAINSIRDLGPAEAFIKIKSGIYNEKIVIPSSKHLITIEGEDKENTIITNDDFSGKLNPLTNEKLNTFNSYTFLVVGDNIKVSNLTIKNSSCNQGQAVALHVEGDRFVMKNSKILGCQDTLYAATDHSRQYYENCYIEGTTDFIFGQATVVFKNCEIKSLANSYITAAATSKDNQFGFVFIDCHLTAKEDITKVYLGRPWRPFAKTVFINTTMESHILLEGWNPWKGDKMFPDKEKTAFYAEFGSKGNGSNPDKRVEWSHQLSGKELKNYSIENIFKKSDNWIP; translated from the coding sequence ATGAAAAAATTATTTTCTTTTCTTGGTTTTCTATCATTAATTTTGTCTTTTGCACAATCGCCTTATATCACGATTACAGTTGCTAAGGATGGTTCTGGGGATTTTACTACAGTTCAGAATGCGATTAATTCGATTCGAGATTTAGGTCCTGCTGAAGCTTTTATTAAGATTAAATCAGGGATTTATAATGAAAAAATTGTGATTCCTTCTTCAAAACATTTGATTACAATTGAAGGCGAAGACAAAGAAAATACAATCATTACAAATGATGATTTCTCCGGAAAACTGAATCCTTTGACTAATGAAAAGCTCAATACTTTTAATTCTTACACATTTTTAGTTGTTGGAGATAATATTAAGGTTTCGAATTTAACGATTAAAAATTCGTCGTGTAATCAAGGACAAGCCGTTGCACTTCACGTGGAAGGCGACCGGTTTGTAATGAAAAATTCTAAAATTTTGGGTTGTCAGGATACACTTTACGCAGCAACAGACCACAGCCGGCAATATTATGAAAACTGTTATATAGAAGGAACTACGGATTTTATTTTCGGTCAGGCGACTGTGGTTTTCAAAAATTGTGAAATCAAAAGTTTAGCGAATTCTTACATTACTGCTGCGGCAACAAGTAAAGACAATCAATTTGGTTTTGTTTTTATCGATTGTCATTTGACTGCAAAAGAAGACATTACCAAAGTTTATCTTGGGCGACCTTGGCGACCATTTGCAAAGACAGTTTTCATTAATACAACTATGGAAAGTCATATTTTATTAGAAGGCTGGAATCCTTGGAAAGGTGATAAAATGTTTCCGGATAAAGAAAAAACGGCTTTCTATGCAGAATTTGGAAGTAAAGGAAACGGTTCAAATCCCGACAAAAGAGTTGAATGGTCTCATCAGCTTTCTGGAAAAGAATTGAAAAACTATTCGATTGAAAATATTTTCAAAAAGTCGGATAATTGGATTCCATAA
- a CDS encoding head GIN domain-containing protein, with product MKSIIVAASVFLFSQFSFAQTKDVAAFTSLKVFDKIPVELVSSTSYKAELSGTKANEVELVSSGNELKVKMKATKLLQGDDVKVILYYKDINQIQASQGAKITSSDPVKFTKLEVTSNEGSQIDLNIDADVLEGKVNTGGILKLSGDVESQTVVVNTGGQYDGQNLKTEITKITTNAGGNASVYASKSVDATTRAGGVIDVYGKPQMKNEKKLVGGKINYR from the coding sequence ATGAAAAGTATAATTGTTGCAGCTTCTGTATTTCTGTTTTCTCAGTTTTCATTTGCGCAGACAAAAGATGTGGCGGCGTTCACATCACTCAAAGTCTTTGATAAAATACCTGTAGAATTGGTTTCATCCACTTCTTACAAAGCAGAATTAAGCGGAACAAAAGCCAATGAAGTTGAATTGGTTAGCTCTGGAAATGAACTGAAAGTGAAAATGAAAGCAACCAAATTATTGCAAGGCGATGATGTCAAAGTTATTCTTTACTATAAAGACATTAATCAGATCCAAGCCAGCCAGGGTGCAAAAATCACTTCAAGTGATCCCGTGAAATTCACCAAATTAGAAGTCACTTCCAATGAAGGTTCTCAGATTGATCTTAATATTGATGCTGATGTTCTTGAAGGAAAAGTCAACACAGGCGGAATTTTAAAATTATCCGGCGATGTGGAATCCCAAACCGTAGTTGTGAACACAGGCGGACAATACGACGGACAAAATCTGAAAACAGAAATTACAAAAATAACAACCAACGCTGGCGGAAATGCGTCCGTATACGCTTCTAAATCTGTAGATGCTACAACCAGAGCCGGCGGTGTAATAGATGTTTATGGAAAACCACAGATGAAAAATGAGAAAAAATTAGTAGGAGGTAAAATCAATTACCGTTAA
- a CDS encoding S41 family peptidase: MRKALFLLVFIFLMSCQSVRKNNLLLEKRIPVSELKKDIDFTYNKLKKFHPELYWYISKEDLDYKFDSLKTSLKDPMTPNEFYFQLSPVIASINEGHLRLRALSRRYTKAEQKAFKNKRPLFSLMDYQVVDDRLFIKENKENIKDLKVGTEILKINGEDVSALIKKYRKLISSDGKNQTYQKYFLNLAFLNYYTLEKGYLDSVTLQTKYDNRIADISIKRQSKTDKELVTDKVQSKVTAEQKVQDYDINSKTYNRSFKFIKADSSVAYIKVKTFSSTLASKFYKETFEKIKHSKADYLILDIRDNLGGSLSEINTLYSYLTDKEFVLVKTPEMTSKTSSMHQNYFRGKTFFSKIYIAVTYPFFLAGNYFMSSKKDEKYYFREFASKPTKPKHNAFRGKIYVLVNGASFSASSVISAKLKYEKRATIVGEETGGANDGTVAGVSNTVILPHSKLALPIGLLLIRPNIEFDNQHRGVIPNVEIDPDFGNLTDTEDKTMKWVMDDIDFRTSITGKVVR; the protein is encoded by the coding sequence ATGAGAAAAGCTTTATTCTTATTGGTATTTATTTTTCTAATGTCTTGTCAGTCTGTCAGGAAAAACAACTTGTTACTTGAGAAAAGAATACCGGTTTCTGAACTTAAAAAAGATATTGATTTCACTTATAATAAACTGAAAAAATTCCATCCGGAACTTTATTGGTACATCTCTAAAGAAGATTTGGATTATAAATTCGATAGTCTGAAAACCAGTCTTAAAGACCCAATGACGCCTAATGAATTTTATTTCCAACTGTCACCTGTCATCGCAAGCATTAATGAAGGTCATCTCCGACTGAGAGCGCTTTCCAGAAGATATACAAAGGCAGAACAAAAAGCCTTTAAGAATAAGCGCCCTCTCTTTTCTTTGATGGATTATCAAGTGGTGGATGATAGGCTTTTTATTAAAGAAAATAAAGAGAACATCAAGGATTTAAAAGTTGGAACAGAGATTTTGAAAATCAATGGAGAAGATGTATCAGCCCTGATCAAAAAATACAGAAAGCTCATCAGTTCAGATGGTAAGAATCAAACCTACCAAAAATATTTTCTTAATCTGGCTTTCCTGAATTATTATACGTTGGAGAAAGGCTATTTGGACAGTGTTACTTTGCAGACCAAATATGATAATAGGATTGCAGATATTTCTATCAAAAGACAGAGTAAAACCGATAAAGAACTTGTTACAGATAAAGTGCAATCAAAGGTAACTGCCGAACAAAAAGTTCAGGATTATGATATTAATTCCAAAACTTATAACAGAAGCTTTAAGTTCATAAAAGCTGACAGCAGTGTTGCTTACATCAAAGTGAAAACTTTTTCTTCAACTTTGGCCAGCAAGTTTTATAAAGAGACTTTCGAAAAGATAAAACATAGCAAAGCAGATTATCTGATTTTGGATATCAGGGATAACCTTGGAGGATCGCTTTCGGAAATCAATACGCTCTATTCTTATCTTACGGATAAAGAATTTGTATTGGTAAAAACACCGGAAATGACTTCCAAAACCTCTAGCATGCATCAGAATTACTTCAGAGGAAAGACGTTTTTTTCAAAAATTTATATTGCTGTTACTTATCCATTCTTTTTGGCTGGCAATTATTTTATGTCTTCTAAAAAAGATGAAAAGTATTACTTCCGAGAATTTGCTTCTAAACCGACCAAACCGAAGCATAATGCTTTCAGGGGTAAAATTTATGTCCTGGTGAATGGTGCCAGTTTTTCAGCATCATCAGTGATTTCAGCAAAATTGAAATACGAAAAAAGAGCAACCATCGTAGGCGAAGAAACAGGCGGTGCCAATGACGGAACAGTTGCCGGCGTGAGTAATACCGTCATTTTGCCACATTCTAAATTAGCTTTACCAATCGGACTTTTACTAATCCGTCCGAATATCGAGTTTGATAATCAGCACAGAGGTGTTATCCCAAATGTAGAAATAGATCCAGATTTCGGAAATCTAACTGATACCGAAGATAAAACAATGAAGTGGGTGATGGATGATATTGATTTTCGGACTTCAATTACAGGTAAAGTAGTGCGGTAA
- a CDS encoding T9SS type A sorting domain-containing protein — protein MKKSLLLLAFAVVATVGNVKAQTTWDFSSAAWPIISGETAKVKNNLALVPGPETVVNFGAVEANTATFSDGYSASKRFKLNGGGYTSTGVNTTPTQRYIYFKANGNSSITIWYKNGGAGDRTLYIGTGTAVLASKTYSNSQDGIIYTYDYAGPARDIYIYGDQSLNIYKITATNVGNTVLGVNDVKKDMKATVYTNGNKVVVSNLESKNTEVNVFNANGSLVKSMTTSTDANFELSTKGLYIVNLKSQAGEKSVKVLIR, from the coding sequence ATGAAAAAATCATTACTTCTTTTAGCATTTGCAGTTGTTGCTACTGTAGGAAACGTAAAAGCACAAACTACTTGGGACTTTTCATCTGCTGCGTGGCCAATAATATCCGGTGAAACTGCAAAAGTGAAAAATAATCTGGCATTGGTTCCTGGACCAGAAACTGTTGTTAATTTTGGAGCTGTGGAAGCTAATACTGCTACTTTTTCAGATGGCTATTCTGCATCAAAACGTTTCAAACTGAATGGAGGAGGTTATACTTCAACAGGAGTTAACACAACACCTACACAACGTTACATATACTTTAAAGCAAATGGTAATTCATCCATTACTATCTGGTATAAAAACGGTGGCGCAGGAGATCGTACTTTATACATAGGTACAGGAACTGCTGTTTTAGCTTCTAAAACTTATTCTAATTCGCAAGATGGTATTATCTATACTTATGATTATGCTGGACCTGCAAGAGATATTTATATCTACGGAGATCAGTCTCTTAATATTTATAAAATTACAGCTACTAACGTTGGAAACACAGTTCTTGGTGTAAATGATGTGAAGAAAGATATGAAAGCTACAGTTTACACCAATGGAAACAAAGTAGTAGTTTCTAATCTTGAGTCTAAAAATACAGAGGTTAATGTTTTCAATGCGAACGGATCTTTGGTAAAATCTATGACGACTTCTACTGATGCTAACTTTGAATTGAGTACTAAAGGTTTATATATCGTAAATCTTAAATCTCAGGCAGGTGAAAAGTCTGTGAAAGTTTTAATTAGATAA
- a CDS encoding pectinesterase family protein translates to MKKSLILPIVLFSTATIFGIGKSISFFSDSVYNDSKPSFSSIKEITNKTESSKKYSRLFEATPASVNWPLIADVTTKSLEGNLESAVSYPTTILKTEVNSKVDFTGDGTADSNVDFYQYTGTNTNSWTGTGSTAVVDETKYVQFEVNATNSGTFTINRVEAQVGAGGTSNMYYQAFYSLNADFSDRVQIKSATQLTPSGKALTLDVTLATSVVISGSQKFYLRFYPYIASATTGKQFALRNVKISGTMEGSVANPATVSTTAISSISTTTAVTGGTISSNGGGAITVSGVVYSTNENPTIADSKTTENATSGSYVSNLSGLLPATTYFVKAYSTNSAGTSYGSQVSFTTLANIIAPTVTTTSQSQVTNKSFVVSGNVTDWGGANVTERGIVYSTAENPTINNATKVSTGTGLGAFSSYAYGVMPSTLYYVRTFATNSAGTSYGSQATVNTKATEPDVIKTIAKDGSGDYTTVQAAFDAVPDNYTGRWILHIKPGTYTERPTLLANKINVFLVGDNADTTVITNNISAGDINPDTGSAYGTSLSQTMAIFGSDFTASKITVANTFVNSTANTQINSSTQAVALKTQGDRQAFYDCKILGYQDTYLGNSIGRAYFKNCYIEGNVDFIFGRQTVVFDHCTTYINRNNSVVTAPSTEATTKYGFVFLDCNLTVPAAGTTDFNGTVISNFHFGRAWQNTPKSAFITCETPSMLNATGWTTPINGALPVTFVEYGNTGAGATPDRLAQRANGGVVLTPTESQVYTVSNVFKKDTDPSFVFDWMPEASVNIDFETLAVNDIKNSKLLVYPNPFADQVTIAFDLKSNSDVNIKIYDVNGRVVKTITSNEKKGLNNLTIDTKDLRTGIYFYNLKTNSGESTGKLIKK, encoded by the coding sequence ATGAAAAAAAGTCTAATTTTGCCAATTGTGCTGTTCAGTACAGCTACGATTTTCGGAATCGGAAAGAGCATTTCTTTTTTCTCAGATTCTGTCTATAATGATTCAAAACCATCTTTTTCTTCAATAAAGGAAATTACGAATAAAACAGAATCTTCAAAAAAATATTCAAGACTATTTGAAGCTACGCCAGCCTCTGTCAACTGGCCTTTGATTGCAGATGTTACAACAAAATCTTTAGAAGGTAACCTGGAATCAGCAGTAAGTTATCCAACGACAATATTAAAAACAGAAGTCAATTCCAAAGTTGATTTTACAGGTGATGGAACAGCTGATAGTAATGTCGATTTCTATCAATATACGGGAACCAATACCAATAGTTGGACGGGAACCGGAAGTACAGCGGTTGTGGATGAAACCAAATATGTTCAGTTTGAGGTTAACGCGACTAATAGCGGCACTTTTACCATCAATAGAGTAGAAGCTCAGGTTGGAGCTGGTGGAACTAGTAATATGTATTATCAGGCATTTTATAGTTTGAATGCTGATTTCTCGGACAGAGTTCAGATCAAAAGTGCGACTCAGTTAACACCTAGCGGAAAAGCGTTAACTCTGGATGTCACTCTAGCAACATCGGTTGTAATCTCTGGAAGTCAAAAATTTTATCTTAGATTCTATCCTTACATAGCTTCTGCAACTACAGGGAAACAATTTGCACTTAGAAATGTAAAAATATCCGGAACTATGGAAGGCTCTGTTGCTAATCCTGCGACAGTTTCTACAACAGCAATCTCATCTATTTCCACAACAACAGCGGTTACAGGAGGAACAATTTCCAGCAACGGCGGTGGTGCTATCACAGTAAGTGGTGTTGTTTACAGTACTAATGAAAATCCAACAATCGCAGATTCTAAAACGACTGAAAATGCGACTTCAGGCTCGTATGTAAGTAATTTATCAGGATTGTTACCGGCAACAACTTATTTTGTTAAGGCTTACTCAACCAATTCTGCAGGAACATCTTACGGAAGTCAGGTTAGTTTTACAACATTAGCCAATATTATTGCACCGACAGTAACAACAACTTCTCAATCTCAGGTTACCAATAAGTCTTTTGTGGTTTCTGGAAACGTTACAGATTGGGGTGGTGCCAATGTAACAGAGAGAGGAATCGTTTATTCAACAGCGGAGAATCCAACAATTAATAATGCCACAAAAGTTTCTACAGGAACGGGTCTTGGCGCTTTTTCATCTTATGCTTATGGTGTGATGCCTTCTACATTATATTATGTTAGAACATTTGCAACCAATTCTGCTGGAACTTCTTATGGTTCTCAAGCTACCGTTAATACAAAAGCTACTGAACCAGATGTAATCAAAACAATTGCTAAAGACGGTTCTGGAGATTATACAACTGTACAGGCAGCTTTTGATGCAGTGCCGGATAATTACACAGGAAGATGGATTCTTCATATCAAACCTGGAACTTACACAGAAAGACCGACGCTTTTAGCTAATAAGATTAATGTCTTTCTGGTTGGAGATAATGCGGATACAACTGTTATTACCAATAATATTTCTGCTGGAGACATTAATCCTGATACAGGATCTGCTTACGGAACTTCTCTATCACAAACGATGGCGATTTTCGGAAGTGATTTTACAGCGTCCAAAATTACAGTTGCCAATACATTTGTCAATTCAACAGCTAATACTCAAATCAATTCATCTACTCAGGCTGTAGCGCTTAAAACACAGGGCGATCGTCAGGCTTTTTACGATTGTAAGATTTTAGGTTATCAGGATACATATCTAGGTAACAGTATTGGAAGAGCTTACTTTAAGAATTGTTATATCGAAGGAAATGTGGATTTCATATTTGGACGCCAAACGGTTGTCTTTGACCATTGTACAACTTATATTAATCGTAACAATAGTGTTGTAACAGCACCTTCTACAGAAGCGACTACGAAATACGGATTTGTTTTTTTGGATTGTAATTTGACTGTACCAGCAGCCGGAACAACTGACTTTAATGGAACAGTAATCAGCAATTTCCATTTTGGAAGAGCTTGGCAGAATACACCAAAATCAGCTTTCATCACATGTGAAACACCTTCTATGCTGAATGCAACAGGTTGGACAACACCAATTAATGGGGCGCTTCCAGTAACGTTTGTAGAATATGGAAATACCGGAGCTGGAGCGACGCCTGACAGATTAGCACAGAGAGCCAATGGTGGAGTAGTTTTAACGCCAACTGAATCTCAGGTTTACACTGTTTCTAACGTTTTCAAAAAAGATACAGATCCTTCATTCGTTTTCGATTGGATGCCGGAAGCTTCGGTTAATATAGACTTTGAAACTTTAGCAGTAAATGATATCAAAAACAGTAAGCTTTTGGTTTACCCAAATCCGTTTGCAGATCAGGTCACCATTGCATTTGATTTGAAATCTAATTCTGACGTTAATATTAAAATTTATGATGTGAACGGAAGAGTTGTGAAAACAATCACAAGCAACGAAAAGAAAGGACTGAATAATTTGACAATCGATACAAAAGATTTGAGAACCGGAATCTATTTTTACAATTTGAAAACCAATTCTGGAGAATCAACTGGTAAACTTATTAAAAAGTAA
- a CDS encoding T9SS type A sorting domain-containing protein → MKKLLFSLMFAGISAVTFNAQSKTWDFSDTSKFPAGAIATDKTVDGLSFVTGGSSLTIATNSLATFDDGYAPTQRLQFGGNSYSGSTNPAVGTTSMPTRRYLQFAVSNNAVIKFWARGGGANRSILISDETGKVLSSTTFAGNTTADIAIATYTYTGAAGNILITTGSGDNSLYKIEYTDNATMAVGDVKSKNKLNAFSAGNKIYIKDLDAKNTQINVYSANGTLVKSLKTTFDTDFVIDTKGVYVVNMKSEAGVKSVKVMIK, encoded by the coding sequence ATGAAAAAACTATTATTTTCTTTAATGTTTGCGGGGATTTCTGCAGTTACATTCAATGCTCAAAGTAAAACCTGGGACTTTAGTGATACTTCAAAATTTCCTGCTGGTGCCATTGCGACTGATAAAACTGTAGATGGTTTGTCCTTTGTTACAGGAGGCAGCAGCCTTACTATAGCGACTAACAGTCTTGCGACGTTTGACGACGGTTATGCTCCAACTCAACGTTTACAATTTGGCGGTAACAGTTATAGCGGTTCTACGAATCCTGCTGTAGGAACGACTTCTATGCCAACAAGAAGGTATTTGCAATTTGCTGTATCTAACAATGCTGTGATTAAGTTTTGGGCAAGAGGTGGAGGAGCTAACAGGTCAATTCTGATTTCGGACGAAACTGGAAAAGTGCTGAGTTCAACAACATTTGCGGGAAATACAACTGCTGATATAGCTATTGCGACTTACACTTATACAGGTGCTGCTGGAAACATCTTGATTACGACTGGAAGTGGTGATAATAGTTTGTACAAAATAGAATATACTGATAATGCTACAATGGCTGTTGGTGATGTGAAGTCTAAAAATAAACTAAATGCCTTCTCTGCAGGAAACAAAATTTACATCAAAGATTTAGACGCTAAGAATACTCAAATTAATGTGTATTCTGCTAATGGTACGTTGGTCAAATCTTTGAAAACGACTTTTGATACTGATTTTGTGATCGATACTAAAGGTGTTTATGTTGTAAATATGAAATCTGAGGCTGGAGTAAAATCTGTAAAGGTTATGATTAAATAA
- a CDS encoding alpha/beta hydrolase: protein MKPTKSNLNHNSHLRKIFIRFSIILISISKIYSQEIERPKAQPYTIEGTYEKLIKKYPFIQPLNLEFPKNIKVKKDVEYKTRNGKSLLADIYYPENSAQKYPAIILVHGGGWISGSKENERFLAQELASKGYVAMAINYSLSDDAKYPAAVEDIEDALKFLKKHHKEFTVNKKKIAVGGNSAGAQLATLVGVKNKVQAIVNIDGIVSFIHPDSEEGTYAAYWFGATKAQNFQIWKEASPLEYVGKRTPPTLFINSSQSRFHAGRDDMMKLLKNYNIPTEFHEIKDSPHSFWLVQPWFDETLKYTVDFLDKVLKN, encoded by the coding sequence ATGAAACCTACCAAATCTAACTTGAATCACAATAGTCATCTGCGGAAGATTTTCATCCGTTTTTCTATTATTTTGATTTCGATTTCAAAGATTTATTCTCAGGAAATTGAAAGACCAAAAGCACAGCCTTACACCATTGAAGGAACTTATGAAAAGCTGATAAAGAAATATCCTTTCATTCAGCCTTTGAATCTGGAATTTCCGAAAAACATCAAAGTCAAAAAAGACGTCGAATACAAAACCAGAAACGGAAAATCACTTTTAGCAGATATTTATTATCCTGAAAATTCGGCTCAGAAATATCCCGCGATTATTCTGGTTCACGGTGGTGGATGGATTTCAGGAAGTAAAGAAAATGAACGATTTCTTGCTCAGGAATTAGCTTCAAAAGGTTATGTTGCGATGGCAATCAATTATAGTTTAAGCGACGATGCAAAATATCCTGCAGCAGTTGAAGATATCGAAGATGCTTTGAAATTTTTGAAGAAACATCACAAAGAATTTACTGTTAATAAAAAGAAAATTGCAGTTGGTGGAAACTCTGCCGGAGCGCAGCTGGCAACTTTGGTCGGTGTGAAAAACAAAGTTCAGGCGATTGTCAATATCGATGGAATCGTTTCTTTCATTCATCCCGACTCGGAAGAAGGTACTTATGCTGCTTATTGGTTTGGAGCGACAAAAGCCCAAAATTTCCAAATCTGGAAAGAAGCTTCACCTTTGGAATATGTTGGGAAACGTACGCCGCCAACATTGTTTATCAACAGTTCCCAATCTAGATTTCACGCTGGAAGGGATGATATGATGAAGCTATTAAAAAATTATAATATCCCGACAGAATTTCACGAAATCAAAGATTCGCCGCATTCGTTTTGGTTGGTTCAGCCTTGGTTTGATGAGACTTTGAAATATACTGTTGATTTTCTGGATAAAGTTTTAAAAAATTAA
- a CDS encoding LacI family DNA-binding transcriptional regulator, producing the protein MTKKNTTIYDISKKLNVSVATVSRALNDHPRISQETKELVAATAKEMNYKQNNLAKALQSGETKTVGVIVPYINTNFFSSVIRGIEEELSPHGYRVIICQSHDDAAIEKKQLNTLLHTQVDCIFISISRNTTDMDYVRKILSTTNTPIILFDRKKDIPGVSTITIDDHKGAYQATEHLINQGYKNICHFSGDQNLEIYQNRLNGYIDALKDHNLPILKENIINTGSSIEEGISAMKSLWKRRVKPDAIFSASDFTALGACKEIKNLKLKIPQDIGVIGFSNEPFTQFMELSISSVDQTPVLMGKISGNVFLESIRDNSSGISIEKKLVLTPTLHIRQSSSRKK; encoded by the coding sequence ATGACCAAGAAAAACACGACGATATATGACATTTCCAAAAAACTGAATGTAAGTGTAGCGACTGTTTCCAGAGCGCTAAACGACCATCCAAGAATTAGTCAGGAAACCAAGGAATTGGTCGCTGCTACGGCTAAGGAAATGAATTATAAACAGAACAATTTGGCAAAAGCCCTGCAAAGTGGAGAGACCAAAACTGTGGGTGTGATTGTGCCTTATATCAATACCAATTTTTTCTCATCCGTCATTAGAGGAATAGAGGAAGAACTGTCTCCTCACGGCTATCGTGTGATTATTTGTCAAAGTCACGATGATGCTGCAATAGAAAAGAAACAACTCAATACGTTGTTGCACACTCAGGTAGATTGTATTTTTATTTCGATATCAAGAAACACGACTGATATGGATTATGTAAGAAAAATCCTAAGCACAACCAACACACCAATTATTCTTTTTGATAGAAAAAAAGATATCCCGGGCGTGAGTACAATCACGATTGATGACCACAAAGGCGCTTATCAGGCAACAGAACATTTGATTAACCAAGGTTATAAAAACATTTGCCATTTTTCTGGAGATCAGAATCTGGAAATTTATCAAAACCGTTTGAATGGCTATATTGATGCTTTGAAAGATCATAATTTACCTATCCTTAAGGAAAATATTATCAATACAGGAAGTTCTATCGAGGAAGGAATCAGTGCTATGAAAAGTCTTTGGAAACGCAGAGTGAAACCGGATGCTATTTTCTCTGCCAGTGATTTTACAGCTTTAGGTGCATGCAAAGAAATCAAAAATCTTAAACTTAAAATCCCTCAGGATATTGGCGTAATTGGTTTCAGTAATGAGCCCTTTACTCAATTTATGGAGTTATCAATAAGCTCTGTTGACCAAACACCTGTTTTGATGGGGAAAATCTCAGGAAATGTTTTTCTGGAAAGTATCAGAGACAATTCTTCCGGAATCAGTATCGAGAAAAAATTGGTTTTGACACCAACGCTTCATATTAGACAATCGTCCAGCAGAAAAAAATAA
- a CDS encoding pectate lyase family protein — protein sequence MKRIFLILTFLTSAIITHLNAQCPVSGWASTNGVTGGGSATPTVVTTYAELRAAVNSTSVKVIHVSGQITFPAAGRLTLNNQTNKSILGLAGARLISTDLTAGGSGILTLKSSSNILIKNITFEGPGAYDVDGNDNMTIDNCTNVWVDHCTFQDALDGNLDIKNASDLITITWTKFEYLKAPIPGGSGGSNDHRFSNLFGSGDDATQDEGKLRITMQYCWWANGVRERMPRVRYGKVHLLNNYFNSSVSNYCIYAGYKADLLIEGNYFEGVKNPIRLETGNFTAAQSVDNTFVGTSGTAVGSGTAFTPPYSINKIASQDVKQTVMTGAGAVLLQPTDCVFLATNEINSKSKSEFLLFPNPASEEISLKAFSENNQLVKINVTDISGKSEGTIYQGNINKGNNTIHSISIKKLSKGVKLFEVKTDKGSYTQKVIVK from the coding sequence ATGAAAAGAATATTTTTAATACTCACATTTCTTACATCAGCTATTATTACCCATCTAAATGCACAATGTCCTGTTTCCGGTTGGGCTTCAACCAATGGTGTTACAGGAGGCGGTTCAGCAACTCCTACTGTTGTTACGACTTATGCTGAGTTAAGAGCTGCTGTAAACAGCACATCGGTAAAAGTAATCCACGTTTCGGGGCAAATTACTTTTCCTGCTGCCGGACGTTTGACGTTGAATAATCAAACCAACAAATCCATTCTAGGTTTAGCCGGCGCTAGATTGATTTCTACAGATCTTACGGCTGGCGGTTCAGGAATTCTGACCTTGAAAAGCAGTTCCAATATTTTGATAAAGAATATCACGTTTGAAGGTCCTGGTGCTTATGATGTAGATGGAAATGATAATATGACCATTGATAACTGTACCAATGTTTGGGTGGACCATTGTACATTTCAGGATGCTTTGGATGGTAATCTTGATATCAAAAATGCTTCTGATCTGATCACTATAACCTGGACAAAATTTGAATATCTGAAAGCTCCGATTCCTGGCGGTTCTGGCGGAAGCAACGATCACCGTTTCTCTAATCTTTTTGGTTCCGGAGATGATGCGACTCAAGACGAAGGAAAATTGAGAATTACGATGCAATATTGTTGGTGGGCCAATGGTGTAAGAGAAAGAATGCCTAGAGTACGTTACGGAAAAGTTCATCTTTTGAATAATTATTTTAATAGTTCTGTAAGTAATTACTGTATTTATGCAGGTTATAAAGCAGATTTGCTAATAGAAGGTAATTATTTTGAGGGCGTGAAAAATCCAATCCGTTTAGAAACCGGGAATTTCACTGCAGCTCAATCTGTTGATAATACATTTGTCGGAACATCGGGAACAGCAGTAGGTTCAGGAACAGCTTTTACGCCGCCTTACTCGATTAACAAAATTGCATCTCAGGATGTAAAACAAACGGTAATGACTGGAGCAGGCGCAGTTTTGTTACAACCAACCGATTGTGTTTTTTTAGCTACTAACGAAATTAATTCCAAGTCAAAATCTGAATTTCTACTTTTCCCAAATCCGGCTTCGGAAGAGATTTCTTTAAAAGCTTTTTCTGAAAATAATCAGCTGGTAAAAATTAACGTGACAGATATTTCAGGAAAATCGGAAGGAACAATTTATCAGGGAAATATTAATAAAGGGAATAATACAATCCATTCAATTTCAATTAAAAAATTGAGTAAAGGTGTAAAACTTTTTGAAGTAAAAACTGATAAAGGTTCTTACACCCAAAAAGTGATTGTAAAATAA